A segment of the Streptomyces sp. NBC_01235 genome:
AGCAGCTCGTTGAGGTACTCGCCCCAGCCGACGGCGACGGCGGCGACCGACACGCCGTACTCCAGGACCAGACACCAGCCGCAGACCCAGGCGACCAGCTCGCCCATCGTTGCGTACGCATACGAGTACGAGGACCCGGCGACCGGGATGGTGCCCGCCAGTTCGGCGTAGGACAGGGCCGAGAAGAGCGCCGTGAGACCGGCGATCACGAAGGACAGCGTGACGGCGGGACCGGCCTTGGGGACGGCCTCTCCGAGGACGACGAAGATGCCGGTGCCGAGCGTCGCGCCGATGCTGATCATGGTGAGCTGCCACAGCCCGAGGGAGCGCCTGAGAGACCCTCCCTCACCCTGGCCCCCCTCGGCGACCAGGAGTTCCACGGGCTTGCGCCGCATGAGGCGCGCGACCGGCCCCGGGGACGCGGGGGCGGTCTGACTGCGCTGGTGCGGGGGTGCGCCTTGGTCGAGCACGCGGGGACTCCTTTGTCGCTGCCTCTCGGGGCGACGGGGACCGGCGGCGCACCTGCGCGAACAGGAACCCACCGAGCGGGGTCCCCGCCACGCTACGTACAGCGCAGAACCCTACGAGCCGGGACGTTGCCGCTGTAATGCAGCAACCTTGCGCGTATCCGCAAGATCGTTGCGTTCATCGTGGCAGGGCGGGTGTTCGTTGCGCGGGGGGTGTCGAGCGTTGCGCACTGCCCCGATCAGGGCCGATCGGGGCCGATCGGGGCCGATCGGGGCCGATCGGGGCCGATCAGGGCAGTTCCTTCACGAGGAAGGTGCAGGGGTCGACACGCGGCACGACAGACAGTGATCTCCATGCCCGACAGTAGGACGCGGGCGCGGAGACGGCCCCGGTCTTCCCGGCGGCCGGGACAACGGGGGCCGTACGAAAGGCAGTTGTTCAGTTCCAGCTGGAGTGCAGCGGCTTGCCCTCCGCGTAGCCGGCCGCGCTCTGGATGCCGACGACGGCCTTCTCGGCGAACTCCTCCAGGGTGGCCGCACCCGCGTAGGTGCACGAGGAGCGGACGCCCGCGATGACCGAGTCGATCAGGTCCTCGACGCCCGGGCGGCCCGGGTCGAGGAACATCCGGGAGGTGGAGATGCCCTCCTCGAACAGCGCCTTGCGGGCCCGGTCGTACGCCGACTCCTCGGACGTACGGTTGCGGACGGCCCGGGCGGAGGCCATACCGAACGACTCCTTGTACGGGCGGCCATTCGCGTCGTGCTGGAGGTCGCCCGGGGACTCGTACGTGCCCGCGAACCAGGACCCGATCATCACGTTGGACGCACCGGCGGCCAGTGCCATGGCGACGTCACGGGGGTGGCGGACACCGCCGTCGGCCCACACGTGCTTGCCGTACTTCTTCGCCTCGGCCGCGCACTCCAGGACGGCCGAGAACTGCGGCCTGCCCACGCCGGTCATCATGCGGGTGGTGCACATGGCGCCGGGGCCGACGCCGACCTTGATGATGTCGGCGCCCGCGTCGATCAGGTCCTTGACCCCGTCGGCGGAGACGATGTTGCCGGCCACGATCGGCACCTGCGGGTCGAGTGCGCGCACGGTGCGGACCGCGCCGATCATCGACTCCTGGTGGCCGTGCGCGGTGTCGATGACGAGCGTGTCCACGCCCGCGTCGAGCAGCTGCTTGGCCTTGCCCGCGACATCGCCGTTGATGCCGACGGCTGCGGCGATGCGCAGCTTGCCCTGTGCGTCGACGGCCGGCGTGTACAGCGTGGCGCGCAGGGCGCCCTTGCGGGTGAGGATGCCGGCGAGCTTGCCGTCCTTGCCGACGGCGGGGGCGTAGCGCCGGTTGGCCGCGTCGAGGGTGTTGAAGGCCTCGCGCGGGTCGATGTCGGCGTCGATCAGCAGCAGGTCCCGGGACATGACGACCTCGAGCTGCGTGAAGCGGTCGACCCCGCTCAGGTCCGTGTCGGTGACGACACCGACCGGACGGAAGTCCTCGTCGACGACGACACCCGCGTTGTGCGCCCGCTTGGGCAGCAGGGCCAGCGCGTCGGCCACCGTCTGGTGCGGGGCGAGCACGATCGGGGTGTCCAGCACCAGGTGCCGGCTCTTGACCCAGGTGACGACGTCGGTGACGACGTCGATCGGAATGTCCTGCGGGATCACGACGAGCCCGCCGCGCCGGGCCATGGTCTCCGCCATCCGGCGACCGGCGACGGCTGTCATGTTGGCGACGACCAGCGGGATCGTGGTCCCCGTGCCGTCCGGGGCGCCGAGGTCCACGGCCTGACGCGACCCGACCGCGCTGCGGCTCGGCACCATGAAGACGTCGTCGTAGGTGAGGTCGTAGGCGGGCTGGATGTCGTTGAGGAAACGCACGTGCTGCACATCCCAGTCGTTCAGAGGTGACCCCCGGACAGGTCAGCCAGGGGGAGAAGCACGTACTTCATTCTCCCACGAGGGCCGTGATGCGATGCCCGGACGGAACGTCCAAGCAGCTCACGGGGGCCTTAGGAGGATCCTCCGAGGGCCAGCAGCACGGACAGCGCCGGCACCCGGTCCACCGCCTGCGAGAACACGTCCTCGGCGATCTCCCACTCCGCGGGCCGTGCCTTCGCGTACGGCCGCCAGTTCCGTACGACGATCTGCAGCCTCTCGCCTCCGGGCGGGGCGGAGAGGTCGGTGAGGCTGTCGGCGAGTGCGTCCCAGTTGCGTCCGAACCAGTCGGGCAGGCCGAGGGCGTCGGCGCAGCGGTCCATCAGGGCGGCCTTGTCGGCGACCCCGTCGAGGTCCAGCGTGAGCACGTGCTCGGTCATCCAGAAACCGTCCTGAGCTAGTCGTGGTGACGGCAGAGGGGGGCGGCCCGGGCGGCCGCCCCCCTCTGATCCGTCGTCAGATCCCGTCCGGGTCCGCCCGGTTGAGCGCCGGCTTCGGTGTCGGCCCCGCCGTCATCAGATAGTCGGCCGCCGACGTGTCCGTCACCAGGCTGGTGACGAGCCCGGAACGCAGCACCGCGTCGATCGCCGCCGCCTTGCGCTGACCGCCCGCTATGGCGACGACCTCGGGCACCCGGCGCAGCTGGTCGGTCTTGACCGTGATGCACCGCTCGCCCAGGTCGCGGCCGACCCTGCGGCCCTCGGCGTCGAAGAGGTGCGCGGACATCTCGGCGGCGACGCCGAGCGAGGCGTAGTGCGACCGCTCCTCGTCGCTGAGCATGTCGTGCACCGTCGAGATGCCCGGCTCCCAGGAGCCGATGGAGACACAGGCGACCGTGACCTTGTCGAAGTACTCGAAGGCCCGGGCGATCCCGGTCTGGTGGCGCAGGGCCTGCGCGGTGGCCGCGTCCGGCAGCAGCATCGGAGCGTAGATGGGGTGCGCGTCGCCGCCGGACACCTGGGCGGCTCGGCGGACGGCCTCGACCGAGCCGCGTTCGGCGGTCCCGGCGTCGTACACACCCGTCAGCTGCACGACCGTGCAGGGCGGCAGCCGGTCCAGCGCCGCCGCCATGTGAATGGTGGACCGGCCCCAGGCCAGCCCGAGCACATCCCCCTCGTTGACCAGTTCGCCGAGCAGGTCGGCGGCCACTTCCCCCAGGTTCTCGGGGTCCGTGGTCTCCTCGGCCTCGGCCGGGGACTCGACCACGACGGCATGCCTGAGGCCGTAGCGGGCGCGGAGCGCGTCGGAGCGCTCGGCGTCCAGTTCGGCCGGCACGCGGATCTCGATCCGAACGAGATCCCGTTCGAGGGCGGTCTCCAGGACCCGGGCCACCTTGAAGCGGCTGACGCCGAACTCCTCCGCGATCTGGATCTTGGACTTTCCCTCGAGGTAGAAGCGGCGGGCCATGGCCGCCGCCTGCACCAGCTCAGCGGGTCCCATCCGCATGGCTGACCGGCCCGCCGACATACCCGACACGGCGATCTCCTCACTGCTGTTCACACTCTGGATACGCCGTTCATCCTCGCAGATCCGGCGCAGTTGATCAGCTCTGATGGGAGCCGTTCACATTCCTGTCGGCAAGTGGTTGGTTCAGTGTGCGCATCCCCACGAGGCCCCGGCGGTCGCCGCCTCCGCCTGAGCCCGCAGGCCACGGACCGCTTCGGCCGGGTCGGCGGCGCCGTATACGGCCGAGCCGGCCACGAACACGTCGGCGCCGGCCTCGGCGCACCGCTCGATCGTGGCGGCCGAGACCCCGCCGTCGATCTGGAGCCACAGTTCGAGGCCGTGCTTGCTGATCAACTCGCGGGTGCGGCGGATCTTGGGGAGCATGATGTCGAGGAACGCCTGGCCCCCGAAGCCCGGCTCGACCGTCATGATCAGCAGCATGTCGAGTTCGGGCAGCAGGTCCTCGTACGGCTCGATGGGCGTCGCGGGCCTGAGCGCCATGGAGGCACGGGCGCCCTTCGCACGGATCTCGCGGGCGAGTCGCACGGGCGCGGCGGCCGCCTCGACGTGGAAGGTGACGGACGAGGCACCCGCCTCGACGTACTGCGGGGCCCAGCGATCGGGGGCCTCGATCATCAGATGGCAGTCCAGCGGAGTGTCCGTCGCACGGGCCAGTGACTCTACGACCGGCACTCCGAGCGTGAGGTTCGGGACGAAATGGTTGTCCATGACGTCGACGTGGAGCCAGTCGGCTCCTTCGACCGCCTTCGCCTCGTCCGCGAGACGGGCGAAGTCGGCGGACAGGATGCTGGGGTTGATCTGCACGGCCATGACCCAAGCCTGCCATGCCCTCCAGGGGTTAGCGGCATCGGTCCTGGGTGGGTACGGTCGTTTGAACGCTGCGGGCCGTCCAGGGCTTGTCGAGCCCGCGCGGCGGAGCCGCACATGTCTGCGCCCCGCGTCCCTGACGGCTGGGGGTGGGTATGAACGGGAAACGTGGGATTGCGCACCTTGTCTGCGGACGGCGGGCCAAGTGGCTGGTGCTGGCGTTGTGGGTGGTGGTGCTGTTTCTGACGGCGCCCTTCGCCTCCAAGCTCACCGACGCCCAGGACAACGACGCGGCGTCCTGGCTGCCGGGCTCGGCCGAGTCCACCCAGGTCCTGGAGATCTCGCGGGACTTCAGGCCCGAGCAGATCCCCGCGGTCGTCGTCTACGCCCGTGAGGACGGGCTGACGGCGCAGGACCGGGCGCAGATCACCCGGGACGCCGCCGAGCTGAAGCAGCTCACCGACCACGGCATCCGGGGCGCCGAGACCCACGGCCCGGTCTACGACCGTCCGGCCGATCCCCGCGCCGCCCAGATCCATGTGCCGATCACGATGGACGAGAAGGGCTGGGAGCGCATCGCCCCGGCCGTCGACTCGATCCGGGACGTCGTCGGCACCGGCAGCGCCGGACTGGCCGTGCACATCACCGGACCCGGCGGCACCTCCGCGGACTTCTCCAAGGCGTTCGAGGGCATCGACTCCACCCTGCTGCTGTCGGCGATGGGCGTCGTCATCGTCATGCTCCTGATCACCTACCGCAGTCCGACCCTGATCCTGGTCCCGGTGCTGGCCGTGGTCGCCGCCCTGTTCACCGCGCAGGCCCTGATCTACTTCCTGGCCCAGCACGCGGGTCTGACGGTGAACGGCCAGAGCGCCGGCATCCTCACGGTGCTCGTGTTCGGCGCGGGCACGGACTACGCCCTGCTGCTGGTGGCCCGTTACCGGGAGGAGCTGCGCCGTCACGAGGACCGGCACGAGGCGATGGCCCTGGCACTGCACCGGGCCGGCCCGGCGGTCCTCGCCTCGGGCGCCA
Coding sequences within it:
- a CDS encoding GuaB1 family IMP dehydrogenase-related protein, with product MRFLNDIQPAYDLTYDDVFMVPSRSAVGSRQAVDLGAPDGTGTTIPLVVANMTAVAGRRMAETMARRGGLVVIPQDIPIDVVTDVVTWVKSRHLVLDTPIVLAPHQTVADALALLPKRAHNAGVVVDEDFRPVGVVTDTDLSGVDRFTQLEVVMSRDLLLIDADIDPREAFNTLDAANRRYAPAVGKDGKLAGILTRKGALRATLYTPAVDAQGKLRIAAAVGINGDVAGKAKQLLDAGVDTLVIDTAHGHQESMIGAVRTVRALDPQVPIVAGNIVSADGVKDLIDAGADIIKVGVGPGAMCTTRMMTGVGRPQFSAVLECAAEAKKYGKHVWADGGVRHPRDVAMALAAGASNVMIGSWFAGTYESPGDLQHDANGRPYKESFGMASARAVRNRTSEESAYDRARKALFEEGISTSRMFLDPGRPGVEDLIDSVIAGVRSSCTYAGAATLEEFAEKAVVGIQSAAGYAEGKPLHSSWN
- a CDS encoding barstar family protein, which codes for MTEHVLTLDLDGVADKAALMDRCADALGLPDWFGRNWDALADSLTDLSAPPGGERLQIVVRNWRPYAKARPAEWEIAEDVFSQAVDRVPALSVLLALGGSS
- a CDS encoding sugar-binding transcriptional regulator is translated as MNSSEEIAVSGMSAGRSAMRMGPAELVQAAAMARRFYLEGKSKIQIAEEFGVSRFKVARVLETALERDLVRIEIRVPAELDAERSDALRARYGLRHAVVVESPAEAEETTDPENLGEVAADLLGELVNEGDVLGLAWGRSTIHMAAALDRLPPCTVVQLTGVYDAGTAERGSVEAVRRAAQVSGGDAHPIYAPMLLPDAATAQALRHQTGIARAFEYFDKVTVACVSIGSWEPGISTVHDMLSDEERSHYASLGVAAEMSAHLFDAEGRRVGRDLGERCITVKTDQLRRVPEVVAIAGGQRKAAAIDAVLRSGLVTSLVTDTSAADYLMTAGPTPKPALNRADPDGI
- the rpe gene encoding ribulose-phosphate 3-epimerase, whose amino-acid sequence is MAVQINPSILSADFARLADEAKAVEGADWLHVDVMDNHFVPNLTLGVPVVESLARATDTPLDCHLMIEAPDRWAPQYVEAGASSVTFHVEAAAAPVRLAREIRAKGARASMALRPATPIEPYEDLLPELDMLLIMTVEPGFGGQAFLDIMLPKIRRTRELISKHGLELWLQIDGGVSAATIERCAEAGADVFVAGSAVYGAADPAEAVRGLRAQAEAATAGASWGCAH